From Mercenaria mercenaria strain notata chromosome 17, MADL_Memer_1, whole genome shotgun sequence, the proteins below share one genomic window:
- the LOC128550177 gene encoding uncharacterized protein LOC128550177 — MMLQVGATSVIALAIFLETEAFFLPSSKHLDFYTDPRIDYGSDVRDLTFPGHIVYSIEQIPPNEPFLTDSDISNAIYQDMASKKQQGGIMLPMKRALNGLPEVSKRIHTCAFMRRLGLPIGLCFKGSRNRVIQQPRVQEDAETPEQDAYAYLERQWPVHSMLGGGVGK, encoded by the coding sequence ATGATGCTACAAGTGGGTGCAACATCAGTAATAGCCTTGGCAATATTCCTTGAGACGGAAGCGTTTTTTCTCCCGTCGTCGAAACATTTGGACTTTTATACAGATCCAAGAATTGACTACGGAAGTGACGTCAGAGATCTGACATTTCCGGGCCATATTGTTTATTCAATCGAGCAAATCCCGCCGAACGAACCATTTCTGACTGACAGCGACATCAGCAATGCAATTTACCAAGACATGGCATCAAAGAAACAACAAGGTGGTATAATGCTTCCGATGAAACGTGCATTAAATGGTTTGCCAGAGGTCAGCAAGCGTATTCACACGTGCGCGTTTATGAGACGTCTGGGACTTCCTATCGGCCTATGTTTCAAAGGCTCCCGGAACCGAGTGATTCAGCAACCGAGAGTTCAGGAAGACGCAGAGACGCCGGAGCAAGATGCTTATGCCTATCTCGAACGTCAATGGCCGGTTCACAGTATGCTTGGTGGAGGTGTGGGAAAGTAA